In Pseudomonas hamedanensis, a single window of DNA contains:
- a CDS encoding helix-turn-helix domain-containing protein: MAVFPISTLEFLCKSYPPTLTVEQVSEITSEQPQTIRNLVSQGRYRIPSFKIGRKRVFRLVDVADFIDRQFQADPSHPSHLKPRRGRPTKIEQMARRRPAEDVLPLTTHVSGG; the protein is encoded by the coding sequence ATGGCCGTCTTTCCGATAAGCACGCTTGAATTCCTATGCAAAAGCTATCCGCCGACGCTTACCGTTGAGCAGGTCAGCGAAATCACTAGTGAACAGCCTCAGACCATTCGTAATTTGGTCAGCCAGGGGCGCTATCGTATTCCTTCCTTCAAAATTGGTCGCAAGCGTGTTTTTCGGCTGGTGGATGTTGCTGACTTCATTGACAGGCAATTCCAAGCTGACCCCAGCCATCCGAGTCATTTAAAACCCCGGCGCGGCAGGCCCACCAAAATTGAGCAAATGGCCCGGCGGCGCCCGGCAGAGGATGTACTGCCGCTGACTACGCACGTGAGCGGGGGCTGA